A stretch of Methanosphaerula palustris E1-9c DNA encodes these proteins:
- a CDS encoding aspartate kinase, with amino-acid sequence MKFGGTSVADGKCIARVVEILNHYYSTGNELAVVVSAGHGVTDQLISAAEDAVRADEGANLDQLVLSLRTRHSKTLEAIAPDLHDEVMQEIDARLSNLKNILSAVHNLRELTPRSRDYIISFGERLSAPVVSAALRQNGIPSVALDGCEAGILTNSDYGNARALPESERRIRSRVVPLLNDTVPVIMGFMGCTENGSVTTLGRSGSDYSASIIGAGMDADEIWIWTDVDGVMTSDPRMITDARVIPMISYLEAMELSYFGAKVLHPRSIEPAMQKDITVRVKNTFNPSHPGTCVIRREHREKRVVKAISYIEKVALININGAQMIGRPGVARTIFSALADNHVNVMMISQGSSEANISLIIDENHLDRAILALSEVVKEGIVREVTTNRDVIAVAVVGAGMAGEAGTGGRIFSALGEAGVNVMMISQGSSEVNISFVVRGEQGPCALRALHDEFRLSEECHE; translated from the coding sequence ATGAAATTCGGGGGAACATCGGTGGCCGATGGAAAGTGCATCGCCAGAGTCGTCGAGATCCTCAACCATTACTATTCAACAGGGAACGAACTGGCGGTCGTCGTCTCTGCAGGCCACGGGGTCACCGATCAACTGATCTCAGCGGCAGAGGATGCCGTCCGTGCAGACGAGGGGGCCAATCTGGATCAACTGGTCCTCTCCCTGCGGACCCGGCACAGCAAGACACTGGAGGCGATCGCCCCCGACCTTCACGACGAGGTGATGCAGGAGATCGATGCCCGGCTGAGCAACCTCAAGAACATCCTGAGTGCGGTCCATAACCTGCGCGAACTGACGCCGCGGTCCAGGGACTATATCATATCCTTCGGCGAACGGCTCTCGGCACCGGTGGTCTCTGCAGCCCTGCGGCAGAACGGAATCCCCTCAGTAGCCCTGGACGGCTGCGAGGCCGGGATCCTGACCAACAGCGACTACGGGAATGCCAGAGCCCTGCCTGAGAGCGAGAGACGAATCAGGTCCCGGGTCGTCCCACTCCTGAACGACACGGTCCCGGTGATCATGGGCTTTATGGGCTGCACCGAGAACGGGTCGGTGACCACCCTCGGACGGAGCGGGTCGGACTATTCGGCCTCGATCATCGGGGCAGGGATGGACGCGGATGAGATCTGGATCTGGACCGACGTGGACGGGGTGATGACCTCAGACCCGCGGATGATCACCGATGCACGGGTGATCCCGATGATCTCGTACCTCGAGGCGATGGAACTCTCATACTTCGGGGCGAAGGTGCTTCACCCGCGTTCGATCGAGCCGGCGATGCAGAAGGATATCACCGTCCGGGTGAAGAATACCTTCAACCCGTCCCATCCGGGGACCTGCGTGATCAGGCGCGAACACCGGGAGAAACGGGTCGTGAAGGCGATCTCGTACATCGAGAAGGTCGCGCTGATCAACATCAACGGCGCCCAGATGATCGGACGGCCCGGGGTGGCCAGGACGATCTTCTCGGCGCTGGCCGACAACCATGTGAACGTGATGATGATCTCGCAGGGATCGTCTGAAGCGAACATCTCGCTGATCATCGACGAGAACCACCTGGACCGTGCGATCCTGGCCCTCTCTGAAGTCGTGAAGGAGGGGATCGTCCGGGAGGTGACGACCAACCGGGACGTGATCGCCGTCGCGGTGGTCGGGGCCGGCATGGCCGGCGAGGCAGGAACCGGCGGGCGGATCTTCTCCGCCCTCGGAGAGGCCGGGGTGAACGTGATGATGATCTCGCAGGGGTCCTCCGAAGTGAACATCTCGTTCGTGGTCAGGGGAGAACAGGGACCGTGTGCGCTTCGTGCCCTGCACGACGAGTTCCGCCTCTCGGAGGAGTGCCATGAGTGA
- a CDS encoding cell division protein SepF has translation MATKILDSLLGKSTLPKEDDYMELDLASFEASSDEEPASLYVKIAGVSSLKDTPKIKDEIYNGNIVIVDIAQLKLDKVTYERVLKDLKEVAKDVNGDIVGLGDQRYVVVTPMSVKISREKIGGQ, from the coding sequence ATGGCTACTAAGATCCTGGACTCACTCCTTGGCAAGTCTACACTTCCGAAAGAGGATGATTATATGGAACTCGACCTGGCATCGTTCGAGGCATCCTCTGATGAAGAACCTGCGTCCCTGTATGTGAAGATCGCAGGTGTGAGCAGCCTCAAAGATACCCCGAAGATCAAGGATGAGATCTATAATGGGAACATTGTGATCGTCGACATCGCACAGTTGAAGCTCGACAAGGTCACCTATGAACGTGTCTTAAAAGACCTCAAAGAGGTCGCAAAGGATGTGAACGGGGATATCGTTGGACTTGGAGACCAGCGATATGTGGTGGTCACCCCGATGTCTGTCAAGATCTCCCGTGAGAAGATTGGGGGGCAGTAG
- the purM gene encoding phosphoribosylformylglycinamidine cyclo-ligase → MSEHAYRDAGVDIDLEAAAVKALIGQLSFRRQGSYPMLGKVGHFAGLIDFGPVALALAVDGVGTKMLIADHQQNWKTVGIDCIAMNVNDLYVMNLEPIAFVDYIATDRLSLEKMTEIGIGLNEGARQANMNIVGGETASLAGLVNGLDLAGACLGVQQKERIISGEAIRPGDLVIGVPSTGVHSNGLSLARRIAETHDGYDQEIRPGRTLGEELLTPTRIYAEVPAITAAHEVHGMCHITGGGLLNFTRLSRFGIAITDPLPPQQVFTWLQETGEVSEVEMYRTFNMGMGYALVIPPDAADGVVRDLPGSKIVGSCTEEAKITLCGTEIR, encoded by the coding sequence ATGAGTGAACATGCCTACCGCGACGCCGGGGTCGACATTGACCTCGAGGCCGCTGCGGTGAAAGCACTGATCGGCCAGCTCTCGTTCCGCCGGCAGGGATCGTATCCGATGCTCGGAAAGGTCGGCCACTTCGCCGGGCTGATCGACTTCGGGCCCGTGGCCCTGGCGCTGGCCGTCGACGGAGTCGGGACCAAGATGCTCATCGCCGACCACCAGCAGAACTGGAAGACGGTCGGGATCGACTGCATCGCGATGAACGTCAACGACCTCTACGTGATGAACCTGGAGCCGATCGCGTTCGTCGATTACATCGCCACCGACCGTCTCTCGCTCGAGAAGATGACCGAGATCGGGATCGGATTGAATGAGGGGGCCAGGCAGGCGAATATGAACATCGTCGGCGGGGAGACGGCCTCGCTCGCCGGGCTCGTGAACGGTCTCGACCTCGCCGGGGCCTGCCTTGGGGTCCAGCAGAAGGAACGGATCATCTCCGGGGAGGCGATCCGGCCGGGCGATCTCGTCATTGGGGTCCCGTCGACCGGGGTCCACTCCAACGGCCTCTCGCTGGCGCGAAGGATCGCCGAGACCCATGATGGCTACGACCAGGAGATACGGCCGGGAAGGACACTCGGCGAGGAACTGCTGACCCCCACGAGGATCTATGCCGAGGTGCCGGCCATCACCGCGGCCCATGAGGTGCACGGGATGTGCCACATCACCGGCGGCGGCCTTCTGAACTTCACCAGGCTGAGCCGGTTCGGGATCGCCATCACGGATCCTCTGCCACCACAGCAGGTCTTCACCTGGCTGCAGGAGACCGGCGAGGTGAGCGAGGTCGAGATGTACCGGACCTTCAACATGGGCATGGGGTACGCGCTGGTCATCCCACCGGATGCAGCGGACGGGGTCGTGCGTGACCTGCCGGGCTCAAAGATCGTCGGATCCTGCACAGAAGAGGCGAAGATCACGCTCTGCGGAACCGAGATCAGATAA
- a CDS encoding RNA-binding protein — MAAIQVKKRHTIRKAQITRLMDQLHEQLGTDADLFSSDRIEIAETAGQMRFYLVDKKPYLFENQGWVFPTLMGAVARPFPSRRIVVDMGAVRFVVNGADIMRPGIVSVTPDVKVGAPVVIVEERHNKPLAIGVALYDAADLMQQTAGKMVQSVHHVGDEIWNLEV, encoded by the coding sequence ATGGCAGCGATACAGGTGAAGAAGCGGCATACAATTCGGAAGGCACAGATCACCCGCCTGATGGACCAGCTGCATGAGCAGCTTGGCACCGACGCCGATCTGTTCAGTTCTGACCGGATCGAGATCGCAGAGACTGCCGGGCAGATGAGGTTCTATCTGGTGGATAAAAAACCGTATCTGTTTGAGAACCAGGGCTGGGTCTTCCCGACGTTGATGGGTGCGGTGGCCAGGCCGTTCCCTTCCCGGCGGATCGTTGTGGACATGGGGGCTGTCAGGTTTGTGGTGAACGGTGCCGATATCATGCGGCCGGGGATCGTCAGTGTCACACCTGATGTGAAGGTCGGGGCCCCTGTGGTGATCGTCGAGGAGCGGCACAACAAACCCCTGGCCATTGGGGTGGCTCTCTACGATGCAGCAGATCTGATGCAGCAGACAGCAGGAAAGATGGTCCAGAGCGTTCATCATGTCGGGGATGAGATCTGGAACCTCGAAGTTTGA
- a CDS encoding ZPR1 zinc finger domain-containing protein — translation MRTVVTGPCPVCSTDIDYIYQTEEIPYFSDILIISARCPSCGYRYVDTQTLKQTDPTQWTLAVESPEDLSIRVVRSMTGRIEIPELGVAIDPGTACEGFVSNVEGVLDRIDAVLEGAERWAEGDELVQAALIRERIAAVKAGAFPVTLFLEDPSGNSLIVSEKAQKCVYEPKPE, via the coding sequence GTGCGGACCGTCGTTACGGGCCCCTGTCCTGTCTGCTCTACCGATATCGACTATATCTATCAGACCGAAGAGATCCCCTATTTTTCCGATATTCTGATTATTTCAGCGCGCTGCCCCTCCTGCGGCTACCGGTACGTGGATACCCAGACGCTCAAACAGACCGATCCCACCCAGTGGACCCTCGCCGTAGAGTCACCTGAGGATCTCTCGATCCGGGTGGTTCGGTCGATGACCGGCCGGATCGAGATTCCTGAACTCGGAGTCGCGATCGATCCGGGTACTGCCTGTGAGGGCTTTGTCTCGAATGTCGAGGGGGTGCTCGACCGGATCGACGCCGTCCTTGAGGGGGCGGAACGCTGGGCCGAGGGTGATGAGCTGGTTCAGGCCGCGTTGATCCGGGAGCGGATCGCCGCGGTCAAGGCAGGGGCGTTCCCGGTCACACTCTTCCTCGAGGATCCGTCCGGTAACAGCCTGATCGTCTCTGAGAAGGCACAGAAATGTGTCTATGAACCGAAACCCGAGTGA